GGAAGTTGCTGAAACCATTGCGATTTGTTCTTCTGAAATCAGTAAACCTGTTTTTTGCTGTTTAATGGGACGCAAGAACAGTGAAGAGGCAAGAAGTATTTTTTCAAAAGCTGGCGTTCCTGTTTATGACTTTCCTAAGCAGGCTGTCAGGGCTATGGACAGCATGTACAAATATGCGATTTGGAAAGGCCGAGCCTTACGAACTTTTGAAACACCTGATCGCGATTATGACGCCGCACGAGAGATTGTTGATTCCGCGTTACGCTCAGGTCGCTCAGAACTCGTGGAGTTTCAGGCTCGTGATATTGTTACAGCATATGGGTTACCAAGTCCTGACTCTGATTTGGCCCGCTGTGGAGATGAAGCCGTAGCCTTGGCTAAGAGATTGGGATTTCCGGTAGTTCTTAAGATTGCTTCTCCGGACATTTCATATAAGTCTGATGTAAACGGAGTCTGGCTTAATCTTAATACTGAGGATGAAGTCCGTAATGCATTTTGGCAGATTACGGCTGAAGCTCAGCGACTTAAACCTGATGCATATATTGCGGGATGTCTTGTTCAGCAAATGGCTTCAAAGGATGCACGTGAAATCATTATAGGTTTTCAGCGTGATGAACAGTTCGGACCACTGTTGATGTTTGGACTTGGTGGTGTTTACGTTGAGGTGTTAAAAGATATTTCGTACCGCCTTACACCTCTTTCTGTTGAGGATGCGGCTGAAATGGTGCGTGAAATTCGTTCGTACATGTTGCTTAAAGGCGTCAGGGGTGGTGAACCTGCCGACTTTGATGCGATAACAGATGTTTTGATAAGAATGTCTTGTCTGGCTGATGATTTTCCTGAAATATATGAAGCTGAATTTAATCCTGTACTTGTAAGTTCTGACGAAGCGTTGGTTGCTGATGCTCACATGACGATAGTCAAACTTCCATCTGACAGTAAAGAATCAGGTTTGAGTGTTGATGACGACCTTTCAAAGGAGGCATAAATGGTAGGTATTTATATAGGTTCTACAACCGGATACTCGGGTAAGAATCTTTTGGCCATGTCTTTAGGATTGAAGTTTCGCAACAGTGGCTTCAATGTTGGCTATATGAAACCTGTAGGGGCTGTTCCGCATATGGATGGAAACAGGCCGGGAGATGCCGATGCCGCCTTTATTCAAGAAGTGCTGGGACTTGAACAGGACCCTGAAAAAGTTACCCCTGTACTAGTTACAAGAGATTTCACAATAAAAGCTTTTACTGAAGATCTCGGAGATTTGAAGCCTAAAATTATAGAATCATACGCGGAACTCAGTCAGGACAAAGATGTTATGATTATAGGCGGATCAGGAAGCTTTTTGAGCTCTGGTAATTATTGCGGAGTAAGTGGGCCTGATGTGGCTGGAGCTCTCGGGGCAAAAACAATCCTGATTGACCGCTATTCCAAGGAACTCAAGTATGACTATGTTCTTCGTGTTCAAAGAGATCTCGGCGATGATTTTCTCGGGGTAGTCTTTAATGATGTGCCGGATCACTATATGGATGAACTTAAATCTCTGCTTATTCCTTTTCTTGAGAAAAAAGGCGTTAGAATTCTCGGTATAATTCCGCGTGATCCTCTTATGGGAGCGATCAAAGTCAGCGATCTTGCAGAGCGTCTGTTTGGAAAAATTATTTCTGCACATGCAAAAGCGGACAGAGTCGTTGAGAATTTTTTAATCGGAACCATGCAAGTCGAAAACTTCATTACCCATTTCAGACGGCATAAAAATTCAGCCGTAATTGTCGGTGGCGACAGGGCTGACGTGCAGCTTGTCGCTCTGGAAGGGAACTGTCCGTGTCTTATTCTAACTGGTAATCTTTACCCTAATGATATAATTTTAACCCGTTCTGAAGTCCTAGAAATTCCCGTTATTGTAGTGCGTGATGATACATATTCGGTTGCCAAAAAAATGGAAGCAATTCAGGAAAGTTATAAGTTAAGGGACATGATTAAAATTAATCACGGAGCCAGCCTCGTTAACTCAGAATTGGATTATGACTATATTTTTGATAAATTGGAACTATAAAAACCTACTGCTATAGTAGGAATAAAAATATATACCTTCTTAATTTATGGTTGTAATTATGTGTTTGGTGATAGGTTTAAAATGGTTAAATTGCTGTTTTATAAAGGTTTATATTGAGGATAATTGTAGAGCTTAACTATGGTTATCCTTTTTTATTGTGAATAATTAGACAAACAATCCTCATAGTTACTATTGTCCTGATCTGTAAAATATGCGATTTAACCACCAGTTATAAGTTCAGAGAGGTCTTTGAGCTTATGTGGTGACTTAGTTTAAACCAAGAGATGTGACTAAATTTGGTTAGAAAACAGGGTGCGTGGCACCCGAAAAACCGAGCGTGATTTGGAAGTGTTGGCGGACACACCAGATTTTCGGAATGAGGAGGCATAAGATGCCTAATGCGTCCACGTGGGATTGGAATCCCGGTAGGCGAGAGGTCCAAGACATTAGCTCTTGGTCCACTAAATTTGAGTGGGTGGAAGAATTTCACGCTAGTGCCGACGGAGAGAAGATCGGGGCAGTCGTAAAGACAAGCGATGGGGATTTTACTGCTTGCGTTAACGGTCAAGAGTGGGAAGAGAGATATGAACGGGTTTTCTACCTTAAATTTTCTCCTGACGGCAGACTGACCGGTATTACTCAGCAGGATGGTGAATGGACTTTAGCTGTTGACGGCAAACATTGGCCGGAAACTTATGGCTATATCTGGAGCACTATGTTCGGTTCCAACGGTTCTATTGTCTGTGCTGTTCAGCAGGACGGAGAATACGGCATGGGAGCTGACGGTGTTCTCTGGGAAAATCTGTTTGCCAATGCTAACAATTTTACACTTGGAAGCGACGGCAAAAGTACTGCCGCTGTTGTTCAGGTTGCACCTCTTGCTCAGGCTGATATCGAAACCTTTCAAAAAGGTATCTATTCCATTGCTGTGAATGGTGAAGCTTGGGACAGAGTTTTCATGAACTGTTACACTCCCGTATTCGATGCAAAGTGTGAGAAAGTAGCTTGTCAGATTAGAAAGTCACTCTACGATTACACTATCGCTGTTGACGGAAAAATCTGGCAGCGAGAATTTCAGTGCGTCTGGGATCCTTGTTTCAATCCTGTTAGTGGAGCAGTCGCTGCTCCTGTCCGTCTCGGCGGGAAATGGGGTATGGCTCAGGACGGAGAAATTATCTGGCCGGCTGAGTTCGCTCAGTGTTGGCATCAGCAGTTCAGCGAAGATGGCAGTAAGCTTTGGGCCATTGTCGCTACTTCACTTGGTAAGTTTACTTTAGCTGTTAATGGAACACCTTGGAGTGTGACTGCTCCTGTTGTTCTCGATATGGCTGTAAGCCCTGATGGTAACCGCGCAGCAGCTCTCGGGAAAACTGATTATGTTTACACAGTAATGTGTGA
This sequence is a window from Desulfovibrio sp. UCD-KL4C. Protein-coding genes within it:
- the tmcD gene encoding electron transfer complex subunit TmcD, producing the protein MPNASTWDWNPGRREVQDISSWSTKFEWVEEFHASADGEKIGAVVKTSDGDFTACVNGQEWEERYERVFYLKFSPDGRLTGITQQDGEWTLAVDGKHWPETYGYIWSTMFGSNGSIVCAVQQDGEYGMGADGVLWENLFANANNFTLGSDGKSTAAVVQVAPLAQADIETFQKGIYSIAVNGEAWDRVFMNCYTPVFDAKCEKVACQIRKSLYDYTIAVDGKIWQREFQCVWDPCFNPVSGAVAAPVRLGGKWGMAQDGEIIWPAEFAQCWHQQFSEDGSKLWAIVATSLGKFTLAVNGTPWSVTAPVVLDMAVSPDGNRAAALGKTDYVYTVMCDGKVWNDSYAMAWKPVFSPDSSKVAAKVEKNGRFTVVLDGKPYGQDFEQCWEPIFSPCSTKVLIRAIDGGKFVRIVADVSDF
- a CDS encoding phosphotransacetylase family protein, with translation MVGIYIGSTTGYSGKNLLAMSLGLKFRNSGFNVGYMKPVGAVPHMDGNRPGDADAAFIQEVLGLEQDPEKVTPVLVTRDFTIKAFTEDLGDLKPKIIESYAELSQDKDVMIIGGSGSFLSSGNYCGVSGPDVAGALGAKTILIDRYSKELKYDYVLRVQRDLGDDFLGVVFNDVPDHYMDELKSLLIPFLEKKGVRILGIIPRDPLMGAIKVSDLAERLFGKIISAHAKADRVVENFLIGTMQVENFITHFRRHKNSAVIVGGDRADVQLVALEGNCPCLILTGNLYPNDIILTRSEVLEIPVIVVRDDTYSVAKKMEAIQESYKLRDMIKINHGASLVNSELDYDYIFDKLEL